The following are from one region of the Ischnura elegans chromosome X, ioIscEleg1.1, whole genome shotgun sequence genome:
- the LOC124170873 gene encoding uncharacterized protein LOC124170873 encodes MPACAHEGRAWRSPSLASSSSGSSPPASPVLIRANGTTRRFSLPLATSPLPPAKQAATAPSSPTALCPARPWPEPPPPEPVFNGWYPLFLLRLTIALASDALSRLAWHRLLLFWPSLLASAALALFWRALATFCRVLEAAHTSAWERARPKRTVLLGGGSTLQALHLARNFHDAGARVVVCESDGLFPLARFSAAVSAFHTVPRPEGRTHEYVCALCRIAEQEKAALYVPVSASSPAYYDALAKPHLEKLGVKVFCPSARDVCRLEDAWELMRRCAALSLPAPAAHKVVSREQVLALYAGGPLKRRMLAFTAGPTAARARRCVVLPKTRAEFQQKVQLDDLNELQPWAVVQDVPGEHLITCTTVRDSQVTANVTCTGRDGVLTPVNRPEVVAWVERFVAEASKGGKLSAHLAFHVVVPAGGGAVVPLACRVGVSLPYVCLSADHPRAVWTACRHADHAPGPILASAPRLWLPSVALRALLRPTVQCVAGLGYAVFKGREAAFVAWDPLPFFAHHCIQVPLEALGSWCGVLRATPAAHSLFDPFVGVAC; translated from the coding sequence ATGCCCGCTTGCGCCCACGAGGGCCGGGCGTGGCGCAGCCCAAGCCTCGCCTCTTCCTCGTCAGGCTCATCGCCGCCCGCCTCGCCGGTGCTCATCCGCGCCAACGGCACCACTCGCCGCTTCAGCCTCCCGCTCGCCACCAGCCCGCTGCCGCCGGCCAAGCAGGCGGCCACCGCGCCCTCCTCGCCCACCGCCCTCTGCCCCGCGCGGCCCTGGCCGGAGCCGCCGCCGCCCGAGCCTGTCTTCAACGGCTGGTACCCGCTGTTCCTGCTGCGGCTGACCATCGCCCTCGCCTCCGATGCCCTCTCCCGCCTCGCCTGGCACCGCCTCCTGCTCTTCTGGCCCTCCCTGCTCGCTTCCGCCGCCCTCGCCTTGTTCTGGAGGGCCCTCGCCACCTTCTGCCGCGTGCTCGAAGCGGCGCACACCTCCGCCTGGGAGAGGGCCCGTCCCAAGCGCACCGTTCTGCTCGGCGGCGGTTCCACGCTGCAGGCGCTGCACCTGGCTCGCAACTTCCACGACGCGGGCGCTCGGGTGGTCGTCTGCGAGTCGGATGGCTTGTTCCCGCTGGCACGCTTCTCGGCCGCCGTCAGCGCGTTCCACACCGTGCCGCGCCCTGAGGGCCGCACCCACGAGTATGTGTGCGCCCTGTGCCGCATCGCGGAGCAGGAGAAGGCCGCACTCTACGTGCCCGTGTCCGCAAGCAGCCCTGCGTATTATGACGCCCTGGCAAAGCCGCACCTCGAGAAGCTGGGCGTGAAGGTGTTTTGCCCGAGCGCGCGGGACGTGTGCCGGCTGGAGGACGCGTGGGAGCTTATGCGGCGCTGTGCGGCGCTCTCCCTGCCCGCACCCGCCGCACACAAGGTGGTCTCCCGGGAGCAGGTGCTGGCGCTGTATGCGGGCGGTCCGCTCAAGCGCCGTATGCTCGCCTTCACGGCAGGCCCAACGGCCGCCAGGGCACGGCGCTGCGTCGTGCTGCCCAAGACGCGCGCCGAGTTCCAGCAGAAAGTGCAGCTAGACGATCTGAACGAGCTGCAGCCGTGGGCCGTGGTGCAGGACGTGCCGGGCGAGCACCTCATCACGTGCACCACGGTCAGGGACTCGCAGGTGACGGCCAACGTGACGTGCACCGGCCGTGACGGCGTCCTAACCCCCGTGAACCGGCCCGAAGTGGTCGCGTGGGTGGAGCGGTTCGTGGCCGAGGCCTCCAAAGGCGGCAAGCTGTCCGCGCACCTCGCCTTCCACGTGGTGGTGCCGGCGGGCGGGGGTGCGGTGGTGCCGCTCGCGTGCCGCGTCGGCGTATCGCTACCGTACGTGTGCCTTTCGGCAGATCACCCGCGCGCCGTGTGGACGGCGTGCAGACACGCAGACCACGCGCCAGGGCCGATCCTCGCCTCCGCGCCGCGCCTCTGGTTGCCGTCGGTGGCGCTGCGCGCGCTGCTCAGACCTACGGTGCAGTGCGTGGCTGGGTTGGGCTACGCGGTCTTCAAGGGCCGCGAGGCCGCGTTCGTCGCCTGGGACCCCTTGCCCTTCTTCGCGCACCACTGCATTCAGGTGCCGCTGGAGGCGCTTGGTTCGTGGTGCGGCGTGTTGCGGGCTACCCCCGCGGCACACTCCCTCTTCGACCCCTTTGTGGGTGTGGCGTGCTGA